A single window of Chitinophaga sp. XS-30 DNA harbors:
- a CDS encoding amidohydrolase encodes MSDLTVSLIQADLHWEDIPANLAMFGQKIDSIKTRTEVIVLPEMFSTGFSMQSSRLAETMDGSAVQWMKQKAREKNVIITGSLIIEENGAYFNRLIWMLPNGTYGTYDKRHLFAFADEHNHYRAGDKRLIAQVKGWKICLNICYDLRFPVWARNTIQEDGNPAYDVLVNVANWPERRSTPWRALLQARAIENQCYAIGVNRVGNDGNNIYHSGDTSLIDPVGEIIYHKAHDEDVFTYTLSRSHLDDLRAKFPFMKDADRFMIL; translated from the coding sequence ATGTCTGATTTAACCGTTTCGCTTATTCAAGCTGATCTTCACTGGGAAGATATTCCGGCAAACCTGGCCATGTTCGGTCAAAAGATCGATTCCATCAAAACGCGTACGGAGGTGATCGTGCTGCCGGAGATGTTCAGCACCGGTTTCAGCATGCAATCTTCCCGGCTGGCAGAAACCATGGACGGCAGCGCCGTGCAGTGGATGAAGCAGAAAGCCAGGGAAAAGAACGTGATCATCACAGGGAGCCTTATCATTGAAGAGAACGGAGCGTATTTCAACCGCCTGATCTGGATGCTGCCTAACGGCACTTACGGTACGTATGACAAGCGTCATCTGTTTGCATTCGCTGATGAGCACAATCACTACAGAGCGGGAGATAAGCGCCTGATCGCGCAGGTGAAGGGTTGGAAGATCTGCCTGAATATCTGCTACGACCTTCGTTTCCCGGTTTGGGCGCGCAATACCATACAGGAAGACGGCAATCCCGCATATGATGTGCTGGTGAACGTGGCCAACTGGCCGGAACGCCGCAGCACACCCTGGAGAGCTTTGCTGCAGGCCAGGGCCATCGAGAACCAGTGTTACGCCATCGGCGTGAACCGCGTGGGCAATGATGGCAACAACATCTATCACAGCGGTGATACCAGCCTTATAGACCCGGTGGGGGAGATCATCTACCACAAGGCGCATGATGAGGATGTTTTCACCTATACCCTTTCCCGCTCACACCTGGATGACCTGCGCGCGAAATTCCCTTTCATGAAGGATGCCGACCGTTTCATGATCCTGTAG
- a CDS encoding regulatory protein RecX: MMMNAAILKLRHYCAYQERCHTEVREKGRELGLRGDELENAIAHLVEENFLNEERYAIAFAGGKFRMQQWGRKKITMALKQRQVSVYCIKKALADIGEEDYGKTLLALAGRKYRSLSAEKPPKRQYKTLQFLLQRGFEYDLARDAIEEIAKMEA; encoded by the coding sequence ATGATGATGAATGCAGCGATACTCAAACTGCGCCATTATTGTGCCTACCAGGAACGCTGCCATACGGAAGTACGGGAGAAGGGCCGGGAACTTGGCCTGCGCGGAGATGAACTGGAAAATGCCATCGCGCACCTGGTAGAAGAGAATTTTCTTAACGAAGAGCGATATGCCATTGCCTTTGCCGGCGGCAAATTCAGGATGCAGCAATGGGGAAGAAAGAAGATCACCATGGCCCTGAAACAAAGACAGGTCTCCGTTTACTGCATCAAAAAAGCGCTGGCGGACATCGGGGAGGAAGATTACGGGAAAACCCTGCTGGCGCTTGCCGGCCGGAAGTACCGGTCATTATCGGCCGAAAAACCCCCGAAAAGGCAGTATAAAACCCTTCAATTCCTGTTGCAGAGAGGTTTTGAGTACGATCTGGCACGGGATGCCATTGAAGAAATCGCAAAAATGGAAGCATAA
- a CDS encoding ATP-dependent helicase, with protein MKANYLDDLNERQREAVTAINGPLMIIAGAGSGKTKVLTTRIAHLMRNGVDAFNILALTFTNKAAKEMKERVEKILGGNEARNLYIGTFHSVFARLLRSDAPKLGYPSDFTIYDADDAKSVVKTIVNELNLDDKHYKPNLVYNRISAAKNSLMSPEEYQHDYYVQQEDQRANRPLVGKIYDMYAKRCFKNGAMDFDDLLYKMYVLLKGFPEVLAKYQHKFRYIMIDEYQDTNPAQYEIVKLLGAVHENICVVGDDAQSIYSFRGATIQNILQFEKDYDDVKVVKLEQNYRSTKSILNVANEVISKNKGQIEKNLWTDNLEGDKIKLVRTNTDNEEGKFVADTIAEQKLRNHYANREFAILYRTNAQSRSFEESLRKMAIPYRIYGGISFYQRKEIKDFLAYLRVIINPRDEESIKRIINYPVRGIGKTTIEKITIYSNEQNITFWQVLENAREFGFKGGTLEAISNFVTMMHSFRVQLEKQNAYDVAVQVGKSTNIVKELFNDKTTEGLARYENIQELLNSIKEFTETPTEDGELLDKSLGSYLQQITLLTDADQGNEEDSDVVKLMTIHAAKGLEFPVVFTVGLEESLFPSGMSINSREELEEERRLFYVAVTRAKSRLFLTYANSRYRFGQLQQNEASRFLEEMPEQYIDRSYAGGIRNSGNVGGGVSWGGMFDKRKAPAQPSTPTRTVSRPVSAGAVSSHTPSPNFTADDPSAMEPGMDVEHQKFGFGKILNLEGAPNNRIATVVFPKAGGEKKIMLNYAKLMIIRNS; from the coding sequence ATGAAGGCAAACTATCTAGACGATCTGAACGAACGGCAACGCGAAGCGGTAACGGCCATCAATGGCCCGCTGATGATCATTGCAGGCGCCGGTTCAGGTAAAACAAAAGTACTGACAACAAGGATCGCCCACCTGATGCGGAACGGGGTGGACGCCTTCAATATACTGGCGTTGACATTTACCAACAAGGCGGCAAAGGAAATGAAAGAAAGGGTGGAGAAAATACTTGGCGGTAATGAGGCGCGCAATCTCTATATCGGCACTTTCCACTCCGTCTTTGCCCGCCTGCTCCGCAGCGATGCGCCGAAGCTGGGCTATCCGAGCGACTTTACCATTTATGATGCAGATGATGCGAAGAGTGTGGTAAAGACCATCGTGAACGAGCTGAACCTGGATGACAAGCATTACAAGCCCAACCTGGTGTACAACCGCATCTCCGCGGCCAAGAACAGCCTCATGAGCCCGGAAGAATATCAGCATGATTACTATGTACAGCAGGAAGATCAGCGCGCCAACCGCCCGCTGGTAGGCAAAATATACGATATGTACGCCAAGCGCTGCTTCAAGAACGGCGCTATGGACTTTGATGATCTGCTGTACAAAATGTACGTGCTGCTGAAAGGCTTCCCGGAAGTGCTCGCAAAATATCAGCACAAGTTCCGGTACATCATGATCGATGAGTATCAGGATACCAACCCCGCGCAGTACGAGATCGTCAAGCTGCTGGGCGCGGTGCATGAAAATATTTGCGTGGTTGGGGATGATGCACAGAGCATTTACTCGTTCCGCGGCGCCACCATCCAGAATATCCTGCAGTTCGAAAAAGATTATGACGATGTAAAAGTGGTGAAGCTGGAACAGAATTACCGCAGCACCAAGTCCATCCTCAATGTGGCGAATGAAGTGATCTCCAAAAACAAGGGGCAGATAGAAAAGAATCTGTGGACGGACAACCTGGAAGGCGACAAGATCAAACTGGTACGCACCAATACGGATAACGAGGAAGGCAAATTTGTGGCGGATACCATTGCGGAGCAGAAATTGCGCAATCATTATGCGAACAGGGAATTCGCCATCCTTTACCGTACCAATGCGCAAAGCCGTTCCTTTGAGGAAAGCCTTCGAAAAATGGCCATCCCGTACCGGATCTACGGCGGCATCTCGTTCTATCAGCGCAAGGAGATCAAGGACTTCCTGGCCTATCTTCGTGTGATCATCAATCCCCGCGATGAGGAAAGCATCAAAAGGATCATCAACTATCCTGTGCGCGGCATTGGCAAAACCACCATCGAAAAGATAACGATTTACAGCAACGAGCAGAACATCACTTTCTGGCAGGTATTGGAAAATGCCCGTGAATTCGGGTTTAAAGGCGGCACCCTGGAAGCGATCAGCAACTTCGTTACCATGATGCACAGCTTCCGCGTGCAGCTTGAAAAACAGAATGCATACGATGTAGCGGTACAGGTTGGTAAATCCACCAATATCGTCAAGGAACTGTTCAACGACAAAACTACCGAAGGGCTTGCCCGTTACGAGAACATACAGGAGTTGCTGAACTCTATCAAGGAGTTTACGGAAACCCCTACGGAAGACGGCGAACTGCTGGATAAAAGTCTCGGCAGCTATCTGCAGCAGATCACGCTGCTCACGGATGCGGACCAGGGCAACGAAGAAGACAGCGATGTAGTGAAGCTGATGACCATTCACGCGGCAAAAGGGCTGGAATTTCCGGTGGTATTCACGGTGGGCCTGGAGGAAAGCCTGTTTCCCAGTGGCATGTCCATCAATTCCCGTGAAGAACTGGAAGAAGAACGCCGGTTGTTCTATGTGGCCGTTACCCGTGCAAAGTCCCGCCTGTTCCTCACTTACGCCAACAGCCGCTACCGTTTCGGGCAGCTGCAGCAGAATGAGGCCAGCCGTTTCCTGGAAGAAATGCCGGAGCAGTATATCGACCGGAGTTATGCCGGTGGCATCCGTAACAGCGGGAACGTTGGCGGCGGTGTTTCCTGGGGCGGCATGTTCGACAAACGGAAAGCGCCGGCGCAGCCGTCCACCCCAACCAGAACTGTATCCAGACCGGTATCTGCCGGTGCGGTGAGCAGCCATACCCCCAGCCCGAACTTTACAGCGGATGATCCCTCCGCCATGGAACCGGGCATGGATGTAGAGCATCAGAAATTCGGCTTCGGAAAGATATTGAACCTCGAAGGCGCTCCGAACAACCGCATCGCCACCGTGGTATTCCCGAAAGCCGGCGGTGAAAAAAAGATCATGCTGAACTACGCTAAACTGATGATCATACGGAATAGTTAG
- a CDS encoding M28 family peptidase: MKNITLLAGLLAGTITACAQLAAPGTAAVPFANSITANGLKKNLYIIAGDEMQGRETGQPGQYKAAAFITEKFKQAGLQPAADGKWEQPFSLFQDTINTGTIKAGGKTFTFGRDFYNSLRDNSNQTLSSTGVVFAGYGVSNEAYDNYKGLDVTDKIVMLAEGVPLNADGEAMFPLAEGQTTLSTLRNKLRTAGGKGAKAVFIVTSNAAQIARAGNRVRRTGLYFQEMTTMEYIPNSYFISADMATAILGTPYATLAAALKDPAAALQPVNGQITDLVFKKGSAEIKSSNVLGILPGTDKKDEYLFITAHYDHIGVINGKIHPGADDDGSGTVAVIAMAEAFMKAKKAGKGPRRSIVFMTVSGEEKGLLGSRYYTDHPVYPLANTVADLNIDMIGRIDKDHAQDSNYVYIIGDNKLSSDLRPVSEAANENVGLDLDYKYNDPNDPNRFYYRSDHYMFAQHKIPIIFYFNGVHPDYHGAGDTPDKISYPMLEKRARLVFHTAWEIANREERLKVDRDEK; this comes from the coding sequence ATGAAAAATATTACGCTCCTGGCGGGTCTGCTGGCCGGTACGATAACAGCCTGCGCTCAGCTTGCAGCCCCGGGCACCGCCGCGGTGCCCTTTGCCAACAGCATCACGGCAAACGGCCTTAAAAAGAACCTCTACATTATTGCCGGTGACGAAATGCAGGGAAGGGAAACGGGGCAGCCCGGGCAATACAAAGCGGCCGCATTCATTACCGAAAAATTCAAACAAGCCGGCCTGCAACCTGCCGCGGACGGTAAATGGGAACAGCCATTCAGCCTTTTCCAGGATACCATCAACACCGGTACGATCAAAGCTGGCGGAAAGACCTTCACATTCGGCAGGGATTTCTACAACAGCCTGCGCGATAACAGCAATCAGACGCTATCCTCAACGGGCGTGGTGTTTGCCGGATACGGCGTTAGCAACGAAGCGTATGATAACTATAAGGGACTGGATGTAACGGACAAGATCGTTATGCTTGCGGAAGGGGTGCCGCTGAATGCGGATGGCGAGGCCATGTTCCCGCTTGCTGAAGGGCAGACCACCCTTTCCACCTTGCGCAATAAGCTGCGTACCGCCGGGGGCAAAGGGGCAAAGGCCGTGTTCATCGTTACGTCCAATGCGGCGCAGATCGCCAGGGCGGGCAACCGTGTTCGCCGGACCGGCCTGTATTTCCAGGAAATGACCACCATGGAATACATCCCCAACTCGTATTTCATTTCAGCGGATATGGCTACGGCGATACTCGGCACACCATATGCCACGCTCGCTGCCGCACTGAAAGACCCCGCCGCTGCTTTACAGCCTGTCAACGGGCAGATCACGGACCTGGTGTTTAAAAAAGGCTCCGCCGAAATAAAATCAAGCAATGTGCTGGGCATTCTTCCCGGCACGGACAAAAAAGACGAATACCTTTTCATTACCGCACACTATGACCATATCGGCGTGATCAATGGGAAGATACATCCCGGTGCGGACGATGACGGTTCCGGCACCGTGGCGGTAATAGCCATGGCGGAAGCTTTCATGAAAGCAAAAAAAGCCGGTAAAGGGCCCCGTCGCAGTATTGTGTTCATGACGGTAAGCGGGGAAGAGAAAGGCTTGCTGGGCTCCCGTTACTATACAGATCATCCGGTGTACCCGCTGGCCAATACGGTAGCGGACCTCAATATCGATATGATCGGCAGGATAGACAAAGATCATGCGCAGGACAGCAATTACGTGTATATCATCGGGGACAACAAGCTCAGCTCAGATCTCCGCCCCGTCAGCGAAGCGGCGAATGAAAATGTAGGGCTTGACCTGGATTACAAATACAATGATCCGAATGATCCCAACCGTTTCTATTACCGCTCGGACCATTACATGTTCGCGCAGCATAAGATACCCATCATATTTTATTTCAACGGCGTGCATCCCGACTACCATGGCGCAGGTGATACGCCGGACAAGATCAGCTATCCCATGCTGGAGAAACGGGCCCGGCTGGTGTTCCATACCGCCTGGGAGATCGCCAACCGGGAAGAGCGCCTGAAGGTGGACCGGGACGAAAAATAA
- the rpiB gene encoding ribose 5-phosphate isomerase B, translating into MEQTTFNLALPVAIGSDHAGYEYKEEVISYLEGKGMLIKDFGAPSADSVDYPDFAHPVATAVESGDYAFGILICGSGNGVAITANKHQQIRAAICWGDELARLARSHNDANVLCIPARFVDLTTAREMVDIFMDTPFEGGRHENRVKKIACM; encoded by the coding sequence ATGGAACAAACTACTTTTAATCTTGCATTGCCGGTAGCGATCGGTTCAGACCATGCGGGATATGAATATAAAGAGGAAGTGATCTCTTATCTGGAAGGAAAGGGTATGCTGATAAAGGACTTCGGTGCGCCTTCGGCGGACTCGGTGGATTATCCTGACTTTGCTCATCCTGTAGCAACAGCAGTGGAATCGGGCGATTACGCCTTCGGCATCCTGATCTGCGGCAGCGGCAATGGCGTGGCCATTACCGCCAACAAACACCAGCAGATCCGTGCCGCCATTTGCTGGGGCGATGAGCTGGCAAGACTGGCCCGCAGTCATAATGACGCCAATGTATTGTGCATACCCGCCCGCTTCGTAGATCTTACGACGGCGCGTGAAATGGTGGACATTTTCATGGATACGCCATTTGAAGGCGGTCGGCATGAGAACCGGGTAAAGAAGATCGCCTGCATGTAA
- the tatC gene encoding twin-arginine translocase subunit TatC, with protein MLKKLFSNSENKAEMSFFDHLEELRWHIVRSAIAIVTVSILGFVFTEWILTNVVFGPTRPDFPTYQWMCSLSHAIGLGDKLCLVPPEINFQNYKMAGQIMLQFKMAFILGFIGAFPYICYEFWRFIRPALKENEAKGSQGIIFWISLQFLMGIAFSYLLIAPFMINFLASYTVSEVIKNEFFIDDYFGLMSQIILGMGVLFEMPILVYFLTKLGLLTPDFMRSYRRHAIVVILILAAIITPPDVIDQILVFVPLYLLYEISIFISAKVYKEKEKKEQEEWS; from the coding sequence ATGTTAAAGAAATTATTCTCGAATAGTGAGAACAAGGCAGAGATGTCGTTTTTTGACCATCTGGAAGAATTACGCTGGCATATTGTAAGGTCTGCCATTGCCATTGTTACCGTCAGCATCCTGGGTTTTGTTTTTACGGAGTGGATCCTGACCAATGTTGTTTTCGGACCTACACGGCCGGATTTCCCGACTTATCAGTGGATGTGCAGTTTAAGCCATGCCATAGGCCTGGGAGACAAGTTGTGCCTGGTGCCCCCGGAAATCAATTTCCAGAACTACAAAATGGCCGGACAGATCATGTTGCAGTTCAAAATGGCATTCATCCTGGGCTTTATAGGGGCCTTCCCTTACATCTGTTACGAGTTCTGGCGCTTCATCAGGCCGGCATTGAAGGAAAATGAGGCCAAAGGCTCCCAGGGCATTATCTTCTGGATCAGCCTGCAGTTCCTCATGGGCATAGCATTCAGCTACCTGCTGATAGCGCCTTTCATGATCAACTTCCTGGCCAGCTACACCGTGTCGGAAGTGATCAAGAACGAATTCTTTATCGATGATTATTTCGGCCTCATGTCCCAGATCATCCTGGGAATGGGGGTATTGTTCGAAATGCCTATCCTGGTATATTTCCTCACCAAACTGGGGCTGCTCACACCGGATTTCATGCGCAGTTACCGCCGTCACGCCATCGTAGTGATCCTTATCCTGGCCGCGATCATCACCCCGCCCGATGTGATCGACCAGATATTGGTGTTCGTTCCGCTCTACCTCTTGTATGAGATCAGTATCTTTATATCGGCAAAAGTGTATAAAGAGAAAGAAAAGAAAGAACAGGAAGAATGGTCCTGA
- a CDS encoding hemolysin family protein yields MPFPLFLEITVATLLVLFFGFFIPRSIFRSRPEALLGFFALPISVLSKPLYIIGNLLESISEWVLKYLFNVRIAENKSSFARVDVEYFIRQSQQHMGDGQELNTELFENALSLVHVKIRGCLIPRKEIEALDISATIEQAHRKFIDTKLSKIIIYEHNIDNILGYVHQLDMFKSPPDIRSVIHPILAVPETMSAIDLLGKFNKERRSIAWVVDEFGGTAGIVTIEDVLEEIFGDIKDEHDVEEFVEKQIAEREYIFSGRLELDYLNERYGFDFPEDGSETLSGYIISHYETIPRLKERIIIDDYEFDVLNVTDTRIEMVKMKILN; encoded by the coding sequence TTGCCATTTCCCCTGTTCCTGGAAATCACCGTAGCTACTTTGCTGGTGTTGTTCTTCGGGTTTTTCATCCCCCGCAGCATTTTCCGCTCCCGCCCCGAAGCGTTGCTCGGTTTTTTTGCCCTGCCCATTTCGGTACTGTCCAAACCGCTTTATATCATCGGCAACCTGCTGGAATCCATTTCCGAATGGGTGCTGAAATACCTCTTTAACGTACGCATTGCGGAGAACAAAAGCTCGTTTGCCCGGGTGGACGTGGAGTACTTCATCCGCCAGAGCCAGCAGCACATGGGGGACGGACAGGAACTGAATACCGAACTGTTCGAGAACGCATTGAGCCTCGTTCATGTGAAGATCCGCGGCTGCCTCATCCCCCGGAAGGAAATAGAAGCCCTGGATATCAGCGCTACCATTGAACAGGCCCATCGCAAATTCATCGACACCAAACTGTCCAAGATCATTATCTACGAACATAATATCGATAATATTCTCGGATACGTGCATCAGCTGGATATGTTCAAAAGCCCGCCGGATATCCGTTCAGTGATCCATCCCATTCTGGCGGTGCCCGAAACCATGAGCGCCATCGATCTGCTGGGCAAATTCAACAAAGAAAGAAGAAGCATTGCCTGGGTGGTGGACGAATTTGGCGGAACAGCAGGTATTGTGACCATAGAAGACGTGCTGGAAGAGATATTCGGCGATATCAAGGATGAACATGATGTGGAAGAGTTCGTGGAAAAACAGATCGCGGAAAGGGAATACATCTTCTCCGGCCGGCTGGAACTGGACTATCTGAATGAACGTTATGGCTTCGACTTCCCTGAAGATGGCAGCGAAACCCTCTCGGGCTACATCATTTCCCATTACGAGACCATCCCGCGCCTGAAAGAGCGCATTATTATAGATGACTATGAGTTCGATGTCCTGAACGTAACGGATACCCGGATAGAGATGGTAAAGATGAAAATCCTGAATTAA
- the gmk gene encoding guanylate kinase: MASEKIIIITAPSGAGKTTIVRKLLSEMPELAFSISAATRSARENEVHGRDYYFLSLEEFHNRIDEGAFAEYEMVYAGKYYGTLKSELERIWANGQYPLVDIDVKGALSIQEKYHGKALTIFIQPPSLEALRIRLGERGTETQASLEERLGKARYELSFAHEFDHIVVNDELDKAYAGVKALVKDFLGRP; the protein is encoded by the coding sequence ATGGCTTCTGAAAAGATCATTATCATCACCGCGCCGTCAGGGGCCGGTAAAACAACCATTGTAAGAAAACTGCTCAGCGAGATGCCTGAGCTGGCGTTCTCCATTTCCGCCGCCACCCGCTCCGCACGGGAGAACGAGGTGCACGGCAGGGATTATTACTTCCTGTCCCTCGAAGAATTTCACAACAGGATCGATGAAGGCGCTTTTGCCGAATATGAAATGGTATATGCCGGTAAATACTACGGCACGCTCAAAAGTGAGCTGGAACGCATCTGGGCCAACGGGCAATATCCTCTTGTGGATATTGATGTGAAGGGCGCCCTGTCCATCCAGGAAAAATACCATGGTAAAGCGCTCACTATTTTTATACAACCCCCTTCGCTGGAAGCGCTGCGGATACGCCTCGGCGAGCGTGGCACAGAAACGCAGGCCTCGCTGGAGGAGCGGCTCGGCAAAGCCCGGTATGAACTGTCTTTCGCCCATGAATTTGATCATATCGTGGTCAATGATGAGCTGGACAAAGCCTATGCCGGGGTGAAAGCGCTGGTGAAGGACTTCCTGGGCAGGCCCTAA
- the murA gene encoding UDP-N-acetylglucosamine 1-carboxyvinyltransferase: protein MSSVFEVRGGNRLKGDIIPQGAKNEALQIISAVLLTPEKVTISNIPDILDVNLLIELLGDIGVKVDRKDRATCEFQADDIDLEYLESAEFKKKSGRLRGSVMMAGPLLARFGKAYIPKPGGDKIGRRRLDTHVIGFEKLGAAFAYDNDDNYFRLESKGGLKGAFMLLDEPSVTGTANIVMAAALAGGVTTIYNAACEPYLQQLCRMLNSMGAKISGVGSNMLTIEGVSALKGCSHAMLPDMIEIGSFIGLAAMTQSEITIKNAGVQHLGVIPDKFRQLGIQLEIKGDDIYIPQQDSYEIQTFIDGSILTIYDHPWPGFTPDLLSIVLVVATQAKGSVLVHQKMFESRLFFVDKLIDMGAQIILCDPHRAAVIGLGRQHKLRGITMSSPDIRAGVALLIAALSAEGKSTIHNIDQIDRGYQYIDQRLRNLGADIKRV from the coding sequence GTGAGCAGCGTTTTCGAAGTAAGGGGTGGTAACCGGCTGAAAGGAGATATTATACCGCAGGGAGCAAAGAATGAAGCATTACAGATCATCAGCGCGGTATTGTTAACACCTGAAAAAGTAACCATCAGCAATATTCCGGATATCCTGGACGTCAACCTGCTGATAGAGTTGCTGGGGGATATTGGTGTGAAGGTCGATCGTAAAGACCGTGCCACCTGCGAATTCCAGGCAGACGATATTGATCTTGAATACCTGGAAAGCGCCGAATTCAAAAAGAAATCCGGCCGCCTGCGCGGTTCCGTGATGATGGCAGGCCCTCTCCTGGCCCGCTTCGGCAAAGCATATATTCCAAAACCTGGAGGCGACAAGATCGGCCGCCGCCGCCTGGATACCCATGTGATCGGTTTCGAGAAACTGGGGGCCGCTTTTGCTTATGATAATGACGATAATTATTTCCGGCTGGAGTCGAAAGGCGGGCTGAAAGGCGCTTTTATGCTGCTGGACGAGCCTTCCGTAACCGGTACCGCCAATATTGTGATGGCCGCGGCGCTTGCCGGGGGCGTTACTACCATTTATAACGCCGCCTGTGAGCCTTATCTGCAGCAGCTTTGCCGGATGCTGAACAGCATGGGCGCAAAGATCAGCGGCGTAGGTTCCAATATGCTCACCATAGAAGGCGTCTCCGCCCTCAAAGGCTGCAGTCATGCCATGCTGCCGGATATGATCGAGATCGGCTCCTTCATCGGCCTTGCCGCCATGACGCAAAGCGAGATCACCATCAAGAATGCCGGCGTGCAACATCTTGGCGTGATCCCGGACAAGTTCCGGCAACTGGGCATTCAGCTGGAGATCAAAGGGGATGACATCTACATTCCGCAGCAGGACAGCTATGAGATCCAGACCTTTATAGACGGCTCTATCCTCACCATTTACGACCATCCATGGCCGGGCTTTACGCCTGACCTGCTGAGCATCGTGCTGGTAGTGGCCACACAGGCCAAAGGCAGCGTGCTCGTTCATCAGAAGATGTTCGAAAGCCGCCTGTTCTTTGTGGACAAGCTGATAGATATGGGCGCACAGATCATTCTCTGCGACCCGCACCGTGCCGCGGTGATAGGCCTGGGCAGGCAGCACAAGCTCCGGGGCATCACCATGAGCAGCCCGGATATACGCGCCGGCGTAGCCCTGCTGATCGCTGCACTGAGCGCCGAAGGAAAGAGCACCATCCATAACATTGACCAGATAGACCGCGGGTACCAATACATCGATCAGCGCCTGCGCAACCTGGGAGCAGATATCAAGCGTGTGTAA
- a CDS encoding DUF4290 domain-containing protein: MEYNTARNHLIMREYGRNIQRMIEYILTLKDREHRQQQVMAVIELMGTLQPHLRNVEDFRHKLWDHLFLVSGFKLDVDSPYPIPTKETLRSKPERLPYPKKYPRNRHFGKNLEMVMDKAIKEENPEKKEAFTQVVGNYMKLAYSNWHKESVHDDAIKTELAIISKGALQYQPGAGSSVVNVAPGPSYNLAGSDQQQFRVSGGGSGSAKRKSYQQNKFKSNNAGKSNKHNKYKNRNK; this comes from the coding sequence ATGGAATATAATACCGCTCGCAACCACCTCATCATGCGCGAGTATGGAAGGAATATCCAGCGCATGATCGAATATATCCTCACCCTGAAAGACCGTGAGCATCGCCAGCAGCAGGTAATGGCCGTTATTGAACTGATGGGCACCCTGCAACCGCATTTACGTAACGTAGAGGACTTCCGGCACAAGCTTTGGGACCACCTTTTCCTGGTATCCGGCTTCAAGCTGGATGTGGATTCCCCCTATCCCATTCCCACAAAGGAAACACTGCGTTCCAAACCTGAGCGGCTGCCCTATCCGAAAAAATATCCCCGCAACCGTCACTTCGGCAAGAACCTGGAGATGGTAATGGACAAAGCGATAAAGGAAGAGAATCCTGAAAAGAAGGAAGCGTTCACCCAGGTGGTCGGCAATTACATGAAACTCGCCTATTCCAACTGGCACAAAGAAAGCGTACATGATGATGCCATCAAGACAGAACTGGCCATTATTTCGAAAGGAGCGCTGCAATATCAGCCGGGCGCAGGAAGCAGTGTTGTGAATGTAGCTCCCGGCCCATCTTACAACCTGGCCGGCAGCGATCAGCAGCAATTCCGTGTATCCGGAGGCGGCTCAGGCAGCGCCAAACGCAAATCCTACCAGCAGAACAAATTCAAGAGCAATAACGCTGGAAAAAGCAATAAACACAACAAATACAAAAACAGGAACAAGTGA